In Candidatus Poribacteria bacterium, one DNA window encodes the following:
- a CDS encoding mannonate dehydratase, with amino-acid sequence MMKISVWDGGLSDSYLKQVTQLGADCIDFGGGNSFPGVTEQGYPDLDEVIKIRKRIRSWGLDINRVTLPDITETFMKGLPGAEKELENTCNALKVFAEAGVPIARQRFWGDTFNEIMTRYNSEHRGGYLSRGESRGLTVNPPETPNFEELEEWWKRFCEVYGHLVPIAEDNDIKLAIHPSDTPNPDTPLGSLGFHRVIDAFPSRNVGYLYCCGTRGEAGSTPLVLDEINNYGRKGKIFMIHLRNVRGSLATAGAFEEVLLDDGDMNMFKIVLELHKVGFDGCLNPDHIPRMEGDDGLAYSVGYIKALFAALSVI; translated from the coding sequence CGACTTCGGTGGTGGCAATTCTTTCCCCGGCGTCACAGAACAAGGCTATCCAGATCTGGATGAAGTTATCAAAATCAGAAAGCGAATTCGTTCTTGGGGACTTGACATCAACCGCGTGACCCTACCCGACATCACCGAGACATTTATGAAAGGGCTGCCGGGCGCAGAAAAAGAGCTGGAAAACACCTGCAATGCCTTAAAGGTTTTCGCGGAAGCAGGCGTTCCTATCGCAAGGCAGCGATTCTGGGGCGATACCTTCAACGAAATAATGACCCGTTACAATTCGGAGCATCGTGGCGGTTACCTATCGCGTGGAGAAAGCCGTGGGTTGACGGTGAATCCTCCCGAAACACCAAACTTTGAGGAACTCGAAGAGTGGTGGAAACGCTTCTGCGAGGTCTACGGACATCTCGTTCCCATCGCTGAAGATAATGATATAAAGCTCGCCATCCATCCCTCCGACACGCCCAATCCCGATACACCATTGGGAAGCCTGGGATTCCATCGCGTGATTGACGCCTTCCCCAGCAGAAATGTTGGATACCTCTACTGCTGCGGCACCAGAGGTGAAGCGGGTAGCACCCCTCTCGTTCTCGACGAGATCAACAACTATGGTCGTAAAGGCAAGATTTTTATGATTCACCTACGCAACGTCCGAGGAAGCCTTGCAACTGCCGGCGCCTTTGAAGAGGTCCTCCTAGACGACGGCGACATGAATATGTTCAAAATTGTCCTCGAACTCCATAAGGTCGGATTCGACGGTTGCCTAAACCCCGACCATATCCCCCGTATGGAGGGCGACGACGGATTGGCATATTCGGTCGGGTACATCAAAGCATTGTTCGCTGCGCTATCAGTCATCTAG
- a CDS encoding GNAT family N-acetyltransferase, with protein MSLGIEATVSLREITQETVNSILNLRVTKAQEQFVASNAVSIAEAYFSEEAWFRAIYADEVPIGFLMLSDQPDKGEYYLWRFMVDAAHQGKGYGHRALELLIEHVKTRPNAKELFLSHVPGPGSPEGFYRKLNFEHTGEKAGEELVMKLTLHKGSSSESQG; from the coding sequence ATGTCGCTTGGTATCGAGGCTACAGTTAGTTTGCGTGAGATTACACAGGAAACAGTCAATTCCATTCTGAATCTTCGTGTAACCAAAGCACAGGAGCAGTTTGTCGCTTCAAACGCAGTTTCTATAGCAGAAGCCTATTTCTCGGAGGAGGCATGGTTTCGCGCAATCTATGCGGACGAGGTGCCCATCGGTTTTCTGATGCTATCTGATCAACCGGACAAAGGCGAATATTACTTATGGCGCTTCATGGTTGATGCCGCACATCAAGGCAAAGGTTATGGTCATCGCGCCCTTGAACTCCTAATCGAGCATGTGAAGACACGACCAAATGCGAAGGAACTTTTCTTGAGCCATGTTCCCGGTCCTGGAAGTCCCGAAGGCTTCTACCGCAAGCTAAATTTTGAACATACGGGTGAGAAGGCGGGTGAGGAATTGGTGATGAAATTGACACTTCATAAAGGAAGTTCATCTGAATCTCAAGGATAG